A single Anopheles arabiensis isolate DONGOLA chromosome 2, AaraD3, whole genome shotgun sequence DNA region contains:
- the LOC120904020 gene encoding protein lethal(2)essential for life-like isoform X2, translating to MSLVPVQYRTWWDDWDLPLYTRVLEKSITQEVLGTDDYWRGAPLAPLRWSSLYRPWRYFSLRDVGAKVDTDRDRFQIELDVHQFLPHEVTVRRTDKYVTIEGKHEEKRDEQGYVARQFSRRYLVPIGYDANLIVSSLSSDGVLTVTAPRIGLPAPKVENSRRCLTYYK from the exons ATGTCGCTCGTACCGGTACAGTACCGCACGTGGTGGGACGACTGGGACCTGCCGCTGTACACGCGCGTCCTCGAGAAGTCGATCACGCAGGAGGTGCTCGGCACGGACGACTACTGGCGGGGGGCGCCGCTAGCGCCGCTGCGCTGGTCCAGCCTGTACCGGCCCTGGCGCTACTTCAGCCTGCGGGACGTCGGCGCGAAGGTGGACACGGACCGGGATCGCTTCCAGATCGAGCTCGACGTGCACCAGTTCCTGCCGCACGAGGTCACGGTCAGGCGCACGGACAAGTACGTCACGATCGAGGGCAAGCACGAGGAGAAGCGGGACGAGCAGGGCTACGTGGCGCGCCAGTTCTCCCGTCGCTATCTGGTGCCGA TTGGATACGACGCTAACCTGATCGTCTCGTCGCTCTCGTCCGACGGCGTGCTGACCGTCACGGCGCCCCGGATTGGTCTGCCGGCACCGAAAGTCGAAAA TTCGCGACGCTGTTTGACGTACTACAAGTAA
- the LOC120904020 gene encoding protein lethal(2)essential for life-like isoform X1 produces MSLVPVQYRTWWDDWDLPLYTRVLEKSITQEVLGTDDYWRGAPLAPLRWSSLYRPWRYFSLRDVGAKVDTDRDRFQIELDVHQFLPHEVTVRRTDKYVTIEGKHEEKRDEQGYVARQFSRRYLVPIGYDANLIVSSLSSDGVLTVTAPRIGLPAPKVEKYVPIWHTGKPAIEDKNSRRCLTYYK; encoded by the exons ATGTCGCTCGTACCGGTACAGTACCGCACGTGGTGGGACGACTGGGACCTGCCGCTGTACACGCGCGTCCTCGAGAAGTCGATCACGCAGGAGGTGCTCGGCACGGACGACTACTGGCGGGGGGCGCCGCTAGCGCCGCTGCGCTGGTCCAGCCTGTACCGGCCCTGGCGCTACTTCAGCCTGCGGGACGTCGGCGCGAAGGTGGACACGGACCGGGATCGCTTCCAGATCGAGCTCGACGTGCACCAGTTCCTGCCGCACGAGGTCACGGTCAGGCGCACGGACAAGTACGTCACGATCGAGGGCAAGCACGAGGAGAAGCGGGACGAGCAGGGCTACGTGGCGCGCCAGTTCTCCCGTCGCTATCTGGTGCCGA TTGGATACGACGCTAACCTGATCGTCTCGTCGCTCTCGTCCGACGGCGTGCTGACCGTCACGGCGCCCCGGATTGGTCTGCCGGCACCGAAAGTCGAAAAGTACGTCCCGATCTGGCACACCGGTAAACCGGCCATCGAGGACAAGAA TTCGCGACGCTGTTTGACGTACTACAAGTAA
- the LOC120904015 gene encoding protein lethal(2)essential for life, whose product MSVVPMLFRDWWEDFDTPLRSSRLLDQHFGTGLRADDLFSSFPARAPLSSPSLLRGGYYRPWRNTALTRQDSGSTLNLDKDRFQIILDVQQFTPEEITVKTTDRCVVVEGKHEEKQDEHGYVSRHFTRRYMLPNGHDPNDVVSTLSSDGVLTVTAPKKSLPAPNPERSVPIQQTGQPAKDKAEAQPSVEGAK is encoded by the exons ATGTCTGTCGTGCCGATGCTGTTCCGTGACTGGTGGGAGGATTTCGACACTCCGCTCCGTTCCTCCCGGCTGCTCGATCAGCACTTTGGCACCGGTCTGCG TGCGGATGATCTGTTCTCCTCCTTCCCGGCCCGTGCCCCGCTCTCCTCGCCATCGCTGCTGCGCGGTGGATACTACCGTCCGTGGCGCAACACCGCCCTCACGCGGCAAGATTCCGGCTCGACGCTCAACCTCGACAAGGACCGGTTCCAGATCATCCTCGATGTGCAGCAGTTCACGCCGGAGGAGATCACCGTCAAAACGACCGACCGGTGCGTTGTGGTGGAGGGCAAGCACGAGGAGAAGCAGGACGAGCATGGATACGTTTCGCGACACTTTACACGCCGCTACATGCTACCAA ACGGCCACGATCCGAACGATGTCGTCTCGACTCTCTCCTCCGACGGTGTGCTGACAGTGACCGCCCCGAAAAAGTCCCTCCCAGCACCGAACCCGGAACGCAGCGTACCGATCCAGCAGACGGGCCAGCCGGCCAAGGACAAGGCGGAGGCTCAGCCGAGCGTAGAGGGTGCTAAGTAG